A genomic segment from Limisphaerales bacterium encodes:
- a CDS encoding calcineurin-like phosphoesterase C-terminal domain-containing protein, producing the protein MKTIITLFCTASIAWAAEMASGTVFNDANGNDQRDAGEKGLAGVGVSNGEAIVETDADGRWKLPVTDDTILFVLKPSGWMTPLNAHKLPQFHYIHKPKGSPPSRFPGSKPTGPLPKSIDFPLRKQAEPDQFRAVFFGDPQPTSQTQIDYIANDVVAELVGTDAKFGVTLGDIMFDDLSLFSSLNRTVALIGIPWYNVIGNHDVNREAKLDHLSDETFERVYGPPYYSYDYGKVHFIVLDNVDWYHDEARKRSAYRGAFGKRQLAFVKASLARVPKDRLVMLMMHIPLTGTGDRQALYRLIEKRPYTLSISGHTHWQAHQFIDRGDGWMGAKPHHHIVNVTVSGTWWKGAKDERGIPHTTMRDGAPNGYSIITFDGAKATFDFKASRFPANHQLRIHAPVALAAADVAKTSVYVNVFAGSEKSTVKLRVNGGKWTPLKKTIEPDPYYVQLHAAEKLAKVSPELSPARDSYHLWKGPLPAKLPKGAHLLEAVTRDMYGREYTAKRILRVE; encoded by the coding sequence ATGAAAACGATCATCACTCTATTTTGTACCGCTAGCATTGCTTGGGCAGCGGAAATGGCTTCGGGGACTGTGTTCAACGATGCCAACGGAAATGACCAGCGCGATGCGGGCGAGAAGGGGCTCGCGGGGGTGGGCGTGTCCAATGGCGAGGCGATTGTGGAGACGGATGCGGACGGGCGCTGGAAATTGCCGGTGACTGACGACACGATTCTGTTTGTGCTCAAGCCCAGCGGCTGGATGACGCCGCTCAACGCGCACAAGCTGCCGCAGTTTCATTACATCCATAAACCGAAAGGCTCGCCGCCCTCGCGTTTCCCGGGAAGCAAGCCGACGGGGCCGTTGCCGAAGTCGATTGATTTTCCGTTACGCAAACAGGCGGAGCCGGACCAATTTCGCGCGGTGTTCTTTGGCGACCCGCAACCGACGTCGCAGACGCAGATTGATTACATCGCCAATGACGTGGTCGCGGAGCTGGTGGGCACGGACGCGAAGTTTGGCGTGACGTTGGGCGATATCATGTTTGATGACCTGTCGCTCTTCAGTAGTCTGAACCGCACCGTGGCGCTGATCGGCATCCCTTGGTACAACGTCATCGGCAACCACGACGTGAACCGTGAGGCGAAGCTCGATCATCTTTCGGATGAAACTTTCGAACGCGTGTACGGGCCGCCGTATTATTCGTATGACTACGGCAAGGTGCACTTCATCGTGCTGGACAACGTGGACTGGTACCACGACGAGGCGCGCAAGCGATCGGCCTACCGCGGCGCGTTTGGCAAGCGGCAGCTCGCCTTCGTGAAAGCCTCCCTCGCGCGGGTTCCAAAAGATCGACTGGTGATGCTCATGATGCACATCCCGCTCACCGGCACGGGCGATCGGCAGGCACTGTATCGCTTGATCGAAAAGCGCCCGTACACATTGAGCATTTCCGGCCACACGCACTGGCAGGCGCACCAGTTTATTGACCGTGGCGACGGCTGGATGGGAGCGAAACCGCATCATCACATCGTCAACGTCACCGTGAGCGGCACGTGGTGGAAAGGCGCCAAGGACGAGCGCGGCATTCCGCACACGACCATGCGCGACGGCGCGCCCAACGGCTATTCGATCATCACCTTCGACGGCGCCAAGGCTACCTTTGATTTCAAGGCCTCGCGGTTCCCCGCCAACCACCAGCTACGCATCCACGCGCCCGTGGCGCTCGCCGCCGCTGATGTGGCCAAGACGTCCGTGTATGTGAATGTGTTTGCCGGTTCGGAGAAATCCACTGTGAAACTGCGCGTGAACGGGGGCAAATGGACACCGCTGAAAAAGACGATCGAGCCGGACCCTTATTACGTGCAACTGCACGCCGCGGAGAAGCTCGCCAAGGTATCGCCCGAACTGAGCCCCGCGCGCGATTCGTATCATCTCTGGAAAGGCCCCCTACCCGCCAAGCTACCCAAGGGAGCCCACCTCCTCGAAGCCGTCACGCGCGACATGTACGGCCGCGAATACACCGCTAAACGCATCCTGCGGGTGGAATGA
- a CDS encoding S9 family peptidase gives MNRWLKIFSWLAVSCCAAESAEKKPPPHPLAPLPGFESFQRVREATAMLSGAGRVSRVEWADDGRSMSFVRGGKQIRLGLADFSETDLGKPSKTKPTPHLPVRFHRVGRALQSTWVTSPDGKWVARHANFNVFIEPAPAKGAPKPGPADVNATRVTSGGAEKFRYGTACWVYGEELHQRTAMWWSPDSRRLAFYEMDERHLRDYHLTTGNTANYTEVQTVRYPKSGDANPVAGLLIYDRQTRRTTRVNVGGDPTQYIFNARFAPDGSALLFNRTNRRQDTLEIVAADPATGRTRIVVTEKQPAWQNNRPLLRFLDDKKRFIWETERTGWKQYELRHLNGSRLRSLSNLNGKPVTSIVKVDEKADWLYFTARSGGNPLNDHLHRVRLDGTGHTRLTRNALYYSTFNISPDHKWFVARREAVGVPPVMALFDTKGNEIVVLTKRSDADKKMVTELRLAKPELFACKAADGKTMLYGTLYKPANFDPKRKYPLLVSVYGGPSSRGVSNHYSAANPYCEFGFLVATFANRGTAARGKAFETAGYLKLGTVDLDDQAAGVRHLAKRAYVDATRVGIAGHSYGGYMSALALLRYPEVFHVGVAGAPVTDWKNYDTIYTERYMRTPKENPDGYRAGSCLTRAKNLRGKLLLLHGLIDDNVHPANTWQLADALQRAGKQFDMMIYPRSKHGLISHSSSLRWLYLHRHLKPEPIIINGASKTD, from the coding sequence ATGAATCGTTGGCTGAAAATTTTTTCGTGGCTCGCAGTCAGCTGCTGCGCGGCGGAATCGGCGGAGAAAAAACCGCCGCCCCATCCGCTGGCGCCTTTGCCTGGGTTTGAGAGCTTTCAACGTGTCCGCGAGGCTACAGCGATGTTGAGTGGCGCTGGCCGCGTGAGCCGTGTTGAATGGGCGGACGATGGCCGTTCGATGAGTTTTGTGCGCGGCGGCAAACAGATTCGCTTGGGCCTCGCCGATTTTTCTGAAACAGATCTCGGCAAGCCATCAAAAACCAAGCCAACGCCACATTTGCCGGTGCGTTTTCATCGCGTGGGGCGCGCGTTGCAATCCACTTGGGTGACTTCGCCCGACGGCAAATGGGTGGCGCGGCACGCAAACTTCAATGTGTTCATCGAACCCGCACCGGCGAAGGGCGCCCCCAAGCCCGGCCCGGCGGATGTAAATGCCACGCGCGTGACCTCCGGAGGCGCGGAAAAATTTCGCTACGGCACCGCGTGTTGGGTTTATGGCGAGGAGCTGCATCAACGCACCGCGATGTGGTGGTCGCCCGACAGTCGGCGGTTGGCATTTTATGAAATGGACGAGCGGCACCTGCGCGATTACCACCTTACCACCGGCAACACCGCCAACTACACCGAAGTGCAAACGGTGCGTTATCCGAAATCCGGCGACGCCAATCCGGTTGCGGGTCTGCTGATTTACGACCGCCAAACGCGCCGCACCACGCGCGTGAATGTGGGCGGCGATCCCACGCAATATATTTTCAACGCCCGCTTCGCGCCCGACGGATCGGCACTGCTTTTCAATCGTACCAACCGCCGACAAGACACGCTGGAGATTGTGGCCGCCGATCCTGCCACCGGCCGTACACGCATCGTGGTGACCGAGAAGCAACCGGCATGGCAAAACAACCGGCCATTGCTGCGGTTTCTAGATGACAAAAAACGGTTCATTTGGGAAACTGAACGCACTGGTTGGAAGCAGTACGAGCTGCGCCATCTCAACGGCTCGCGGCTGAGGTCGCTCTCGAACCTGAACGGCAAGCCGGTCACTTCGATTGTGAAGGTGGATGAAAAAGCCGACTGGCTTTATTTCACCGCGCGCAGTGGTGGGAATCCTCTCAACGATCACTTGCATCGTGTACGGCTTGATGGCACCGGCCACACGCGGCTCACGCGCAATGCTCTTTATTATAGTACATTCAACATTTCGCCCGACCACAAATGGTTCGTGGCCCGACGCGAAGCGGTGGGCGTGCCGCCGGTGATGGCGTTGTTTGATACGAAAGGCAACGAAATTGTCGTGCTGACAAAGCGATCGGATGCCGACAAAAAAATGGTGACCGAGTTGAGGCTCGCCAAGCCGGAATTGTTTGCCTGCAAAGCGGCGGACGGCAAAACGATGCTTTACGGCACATTGTACAAGCCCGCAAACTTTGATCCCAAGCGTAAGTACCCGCTGTTGGTGAGCGTGTATGGCGGGCCGAGTTCGCGTGGCGTGTCCAATCATTATTCGGCGGCGAATCCATATTGTGAGTTTGGTTTTCTCGTGGCCACCTTTGCAAACCGTGGGACTGCCGCGCGTGGCAAGGCGTTTGAAACGGCGGGCTATCTCAAACTTGGCACGGTGGATCTCGACGACCAAGCCGCCGGCGTGCGCCACCTCGCCAAGCGCGCGTACGTGGATGCCACGCGCGTGGGCATTGCCGGTCATTCGTACGGCGGCTATATGAGTGCGTTGGCGTTGCTGCGTTATCCGGAAGTTTTCCACGTCGGCGTGGCCGGCGCGCCGGTGACCGATTGGAAAAATTACGACACCATTTACACTGAACGCTACATGCGCACACCCAAGGAAAACCCGGACGGCTATCGCGCCGGTTCCTGCCTTACCCGCGCAAAAAATCTAAGAGGCAAACTCTTGCTGCTGCACGGCCTCATCGACGACAACGTGCACCCCGCCAATACGTGGCAACTCGCCGACGCCCTCCAACGTGCGGGCAAGCAATTTGACATGATGATTTACCCCCGCAGCAAACATGGCCTCATCAGCCATTCAAGCAGCCTTCGCTGGCTGTATCTCCACCGTCATCTGAAGCCCGAGCCGATTATTATAAATGGCGCAAGCAAGACGGACTAA
- a CDS encoding Gfo/Idh/MocA family oxidoreductase, whose protein sequence is MPKKINVAILTNQTGAHVGAYLNALRDTEACGAVVLADPDGHWVERARKVLGGKLKAVHRDAKQMLAKENPSMAMVTMEARIAPPVIDLALEAGCHVFAEKPACLRAEDFAPLVKKADGKHLHVMLALANRVNPEITAARTLIADGAIGKIYGLEMHLIADQTRLQNKAYHTQWYAQKKRAGGGHLVWLGIHWLDLAQYVTGADIAEVTGHIANVGGQPIDVEDSATATLQFDAGFLGTLSSGYYLKRGYHSHIKIWGSEGWLHLQQMLDQPLHWLSHQGDQAGKVLTWKGNKQPRGYTPFVRACIESIANDTDPPISNADSLRAVQVVYSIYEAAEKRKAIRIS, encoded by the coding sequence ATGCCCAAGAAAATCAATGTCGCTATTTTGACCAACCAAACCGGCGCGCATGTGGGCGCGTATTTGAATGCGTTGCGCGACACGGAGGCGTGCGGGGCCGTGGTGTTGGCCGACCCCGACGGGCATTGGGTGGAGCGCGCTCGCAAGGTGCTCGGCGGCAAATTGAAGGCCGTCCATCGGGACGCAAAACAAATGCTCGCAAAGGAAAATCCGTCGATGGCGATGGTGACGATGGAGGCACGCATTGCTCCCCCAGTCATCGATCTCGCGCTGGAGGCGGGGTGCCACGTGTTCGCGGAGAAACCGGCGTGCCTGCGCGCGGAGGATTTCGCGCCGCTGGTGAAGAAGGCCGACGGCAAGCATTTGCACGTCATGCTCGCGCTGGCTAATCGGGTGAATCCGGAAATCACCGCTGCGCGAACGCTTATTGCCGATGGCGCCATCGGAAAGATTTACGGGCTGGAGATGCATCTCATCGCCGACCAAACACGCCTCCAAAACAAAGCGTATCACACCCAATGGTACGCGCAAAAGAAACGCGCAGGCGGCGGGCATCTTGTTTGGCTCGGCATCCACTGGCTCGACCTTGCACAATACGTTACTGGGGCCGACATCGCCGAGGTGACCGGCCACATCGCCAACGTCGGCGGGCAGCCGATTGATGTGGAGGATTCCGCGACTGCCACCCTGCAGTTTGATGCCGGCTTCCTCGGCACCCTCTCCTCTGGATACTATTTAAAACGCGGCTATCATTCTCACATCAAAATCTGGGGTAGCGAAGGCTGGCTGCACCTCCAGCAAATGCTTGATCAGCCCCTCCACTGGCTCTCCCATCAAGGCGATCAAGCCGGCAAGGTGCTGACATGGAAAGGCAACAAACAACCGCGCGGTTACACCCCCTTCGTCCGCGCGTGCATTGAGTCCATCGCCAACGACACCGACCCGCCCATCAGCAACGCAGACAGCCTCCGCGCCGTGCAGGTCGTCTACTCCATTTACGAGGCCGCCGAAAAACGAAAAGCCATCCGCATTTCATGA
- a CDS encoding PQQ-binding-like beta-propeller repeat protein, which yields MKKTILFSLLTGATILSAAPFKFQPTDWPAWRGLQGDGHAQAVEGLPVKWGPEENVAWKIALPGRGHSTPTIVGDRIYLATAEADSQVQSVLCLAKATGKLIWRTPVHTGKFLKGGNKHASHASSSVVCDGEQLYVSFPNDKQVFLTALGMDGKVRWQKSVSDYVIHQGFGTSPMVYQNVVVAKADSKQIGGAVVGFNKQTGKELWRIQRPKYPNYTTPVMVTAHDQLQMVFAGAELITSLDPLTGKKHWEIKGSTQECVTTTVTDGKRVFISGGWPKNHTMAVEADGSGEVAWQNTARVYVPSMLVKGDQLYATMDAGFAVCWDSATGKERWKERLGGAFFASPVLAGNRIYATNLAGKSYVFSTDPKEFKLLATNQLGEEMYASPVISGSRLYLRVTAKRGGRQEWLFCIGKN from the coding sequence ATGAAAAAGACGATTCTATTTTCCCTGTTGACCGGAGCCACCATCCTCTCGGCCGCGCCGTTTAAGTTTCAACCCACCGACTGGCCGGCTTGGCGGGGGCTGCAGGGCGATGGGCATGCGCAGGCGGTGGAAGGGTTGCCGGTGAAATGGGGGCCGGAGGAGAATGTGGCTTGGAAGATCGCGCTGCCGGGGCGCGGGCACAGCACGCCGACGATTGTGGGCGACCGCATTTATCTCGCCACGGCGGAGGCGGATTCGCAGGTGCAATCGGTGCTCTGCCTCGCGAAGGCGACGGGGAAACTGATTTGGCGGACGCCGGTACACACGGGCAAGTTTTTGAAGGGCGGCAACAAACACGCGTCGCATGCCTCGTCATCAGTGGTGTGCGATGGGGAGCAGTTGTACGTGTCCTTCCCGAATGACAAGCAGGTCTTTCTCACGGCGCTGGGCATGGACGGCAAGGTGCGCTGGCAAAAATCGGTGAGCGATTACGTGATTCATCAGGGCTTCGGCACCTCGCCGATGGTGTATCAAAACGTAGTGGTGGCCAAGGCGGACAGCAAACAGATCGGCGGCGCGGTGGTCGGGTTCAACAAGCAGACCGGCAAGGAGCTGTGGCGCATTCAGCGGCCGAAGTATCCGAACTACACCACACCGGTGATGGTGACCGCCCATGACCAATTGCAGATGGTGTTTGCCGGTGCGGAACTCATCACCAGCCTCGACCCGCTCACGGGCAAGAAGCATTGGGAGATAAAGGGCAGCACCCAGGAGTGCGTGACCACCACGGTGACCGACGGCAAACGCGTGTTCATCAGCGGCGGCTGGCCGAAGAATCACACCATGGCCGTGGAGGCCGACGGCTCCGGCGAGGTGGCCTGGCAAAACACCGCGCGCGTGTATGTGCCCTCCATGCTCGTGAAGGGCGATCAACTCTACGCCACGATGGATGCCGGTTTTGCAGTGTGCTGGGATTCGGCTACCGGCAAGGAGCGCTGGAAAGAACGACTCGGCGGCGCCTTTTTCGCCTCGCCTGTTCTCGCCGGCAACCGCATTTACGCCACCAATCTCGCGGGCAAAAGCTACGTGTTCAGCACGGACCCGAAAGAGTTCAAGTTGCTGGCCACCAATCAACTTGGCGAGGAAATGTACGCCTCCCCGGTTATCAGCGGCAGCCGCCTCTACCTCCGAGTCACCGCCAAGCGCGGCGGCCGACAGGAGTGGCTGTTTTGCATTGGGAAAAATTAA
- a CDS encoding arylsulfatase, which translates to MKRLVFLCLLTLVPALLADKPNIIFIMADDLGWTELGSYGQKKIKTPHLDQLAREGMRFTANYSGNAVCAPSRCVLMTGKHPGHAFVRNNKEFKPEGQHPIPANEVTMGELLQAQGYVTGAFGKWGLGGPGSTGDPMHQGFNRFFGYNCQRVAHSYYPPYLWSNKEKYALNNKPPVPGHASLPQGADAGDPRSYDIFKGQDYAPDRINNRALAFVKKNKDRPFFLYYPTVIPHVALHVPDEELKPYLAQKWNDPPFTRAKGYGYTPHFTPRAAYAAMITRMDRYIGNVLNLVKELGLEKNTIVIFTSDNGTTHLKLEVDYDFFESVKPLRGLKGSLYEGGIRVPLIVKWPGKIKAGSTSHYRTGLEDWLPTVLDLIGASAPASIDIDGISIAPTLLGKKQDPRDFLYREFTGYGGQQAVWMGHWKGVRQNMLRKNNKTPLKIQLFNLKTDIAESKDVAAQHPKVVDQIRRLMQSEHSPSADFPFKPID; encoded by the coding sequence ATGAAGCGTCTAGTTTTTCTGTGCCTGTTGACCCTCGTGCCCGCGTTGCTGGCGGATAAGCCCAACATCATTTTCATCATGGCCGATGACCTCGGCTGGACGGAGCTGGGCTCGTACGGACAAAAGAAGATCAAGACGCCACACCTCGACCAACTCGCGCGCGAGGGCATGCGATTCACGGCCAATTACTCCGGCAACGCCGTGTGCGCGCCGTCGCGTTGTGTGTTGATGACCGGCAAACATCCCGGCCACGCGTTCGTGCGCAACAACAAGGAATTCAAGCCCGAAGGTCAGCATCCCATCCCGGCCAACGAGGTGACGATGGGTGAGCTACTGCAAGCGCAAGGCTACGTGACCGGCGCGTTCGGCAAATGGGGCTTGGGCGGCCCGGGCTCCACGGGCGATCCTATGCATCAGGGTTTTAACCGTTTTTTTGGCTACAACTGCCAGCGTGTCGCGCACAGCTATTATCCGCCCTATCTTTGGAGCAACAAAGAAAAGTACGCGCTCAACAATAAGCCACCCGTGCCCGGTCATGCTTCGTTGCCGCAAGGTGCGGATGCCGGCGATCCGCGCAGCTACGATATTTTTAAAGGACAAGACTATGCGCCCGATCGCATCAACAATCGTGCCTTGGCGTTTGTGAAAAAAAACAAGGACCGGCCATTTTTTCTTTATTACCCCACCGTCATACCGCACGTGGCGCTGCATGTGCCCGATGAGGAACTTAAGCCCTACCTCGCGCAGAAATGGAATGATCCGCCCTTCACCCGCGCCAAAGGCTACGGCTACACGCCTCACTTCACGCCGCGCGCGGCGTATGCCGCGATGATCACCCGCATGGATCGCTACATTGGCAACGTGCTCAACCTCGTTAAAGAACTCGGCCTCGAAAAAAATACCATCGTCATCTTCACCTCCGACAACGGCACCACACATTTGAAACTCGAAGTGGATTACGATTTTTTTGAAAGCGTGAAGCCCTTGCGCGGCCTGAAAGGCTCGCTCTACGAAGGCGGTATCCGCGTACCGCTCATCGTCAAGTGGCCCGGCAAAATCAAAGCCGGCAGCACGTCTCATTATCGCACCGGCCTGGAGGATTGGCTGCCCACTGTGCTGGATTTGATCGGGGCATCCGCTCCGGCATCCATCGATATCGACGGCATCAGCATTGCGCCCACGTTGCTTGGCAAAAAACAAGACCCGCGCGATTTTTTGTATCGCGAATTTACCGGTTATGGCGGCCAACAGGCGGTCTGGATGGGGCACTGGAAAGGTGTGCGCCAAAATATGCTCCGTAAAAATAACAAGACCCCGCTCAAGATTCAGCTCTTCAATTTGAAAACCGACATCGCCGAATCCAAAGACGTTGCCGCGCAGCACCCCAAGGTGGTGGACCAAATTCGGAGGCTGATGCAGTCGGAACATAGTCCGTCAGCGGATTTCCCCTTCAAGCCGATCGATTAG
- a CDS encoding sulfatase: MKRQFLAILFLAALSIPAEAAIKNVLFIISDDLKASVLGCYGDRVCKTPNIDKLAREGMVFERAYCQGLMCAPSRTSFMHSRYQGAGKVNLGQHFREYGWYSARVGKIYHMRVPGDIIAGTHGLDIASSWTERFNSPGKEAHTLGLYACLNLNVFTTAEANRQSTRMPHRMFVTVRYEGDGSDQPDHKSATKAVELLQKHKDQPFFLAVGLVRPHYPMVAPQHYFDPYPWQKIKLPKTVKGDAQDIPKAGLAGTRSETNSIGNYPDNQKRMWTGYYASVAFMDAQVGRILDELDRLGLRESTAVVFTSDHGYHLGEHGFWQKSNLHEEVTRVPLIIDAPGYQPGRSLALAELMDIYPTVSELVGLKVPAEVQGKSLVPVLKNPAASVRRGALSLNRGNYGLRTADWAYLRYKDGSAELYDMKADPHQFTNLAKHPQHAQTVAQLDTHLNNRLRQAGLPGERSGKTKQ, encoded by the coding sequence ATGAAACGGCAATTTCTTGCGATTCTTTTTTTGGCGGCGCTGAGTATTCCGGCCGAGGCGGCCATCAAGAATGTGCTCTTTATCATTAGTGACGATCTCAAGGCGAGCGTGCTTGGTTGCTACGGGGATCGGGTTTGCAAGACGCCGAACATCGATAAGCTGGCGCGGGAAGGAATGGTGTTTGAGCGTGCGTATTGCCAGGGGCTGATGTGTGCGCCGTCGCGGACGTCGTTCATGCACAGCCGTTATCAGGGCGCCGGTAAGGTGAATCTCGGTCAGCATTTTCGCGAATACGGCTGGTACAGCGCGCGGGTGGGAAAGATTTATCACATGCGCGTCCCGGGCGATATCATTGCCGGCACGCACGGCCTGGACATCGCGTCCTCGTGGACGGAGCGTTTCAATTCGCCCGGCAAAGAGGCGCATACACTGGGGCTGTATGCGTGCCTGAACCTGAATGTATTCACGACCGCTGAAGCAAATCGGCAATCCACACGCATGCCGCACCGGATGTTTGTGACTGTGCGGTACGAAGGCGACGGCTCTGATCAGCCGGATCACAAGTCGGCCACGAAGGCCGTTGAGCTGTTGCAGAAGCACAAGGATCAGCCGTTCTTCCTGGCGGTAGGCTTGGTTCGGCCGCATTACCCGATGGTGGCGCCGCAGCACTATTTTGACCCGTACCCGTGGCAGAAGATCAAGCTGCCCAAGACGGTGAAGGGCGACGCGCAGGACATCCCAAAAGCCGGGTTGGCCGGCACGCGGTCGGAGACGAACTCGATTGGCAACTATCCCGACAACCAAAAGCGGATGTGGACCGGCTACTACGCGTCGGTGGCGTTCATGGACGCGCAAGTGGGGCGCATCCTCGATGAGCTGGACCGCCTCGGTCTGCGCGAGAGTACGGCAGTGGTGTTCACCAGCGACCATGGCTATCACCTTGGCGAGCACGGCTTTTGGCAGAAATCCAACTTGCACGAGGAAGTCACCCGCGTGCCACTGATCATCGACGCTCCCGGTTATCAGCCCGGCCGTTCCCTTGCGTTGGCGGAGTTGATGGATATTTACCCGACCGTATCCGAACTGGTGGGACTCAAGGTGCCCGCTGAGGTGCAGGGCAAAAGTCTGGTGCCAGTGCTCAAGAACCCGGCCGCCAGCGTGCGCCGCGGGGCGTTATCCCTCAACCGCGGCAACTACGGCCTGCGCACGGCCGACTGGGCCTACCTCCGTTACAAGGATGGTTCCGCCGAGTTGTACGATATGAAGGCCGATCCGCATCAATTCACCAACCTCGCCAAGCACCCGCAACACGCCCAGACCGTCGCGCAGCTGGACACTCATCTGAACAATCGCCTGCGCCAGGCGGGCTTGCCGGGTGAGCGTAGTGGAAAGACGAAACAGTAA
- a CDS encoding sulfatase: protein MKRVLLLLLLTIGVSAAERPNILFLFSDDHAVKAISAYGGPLAKVAPTPHIDRLAKEGAVFLNSFCANSICGPSRATILTGKHSHKNGFMRNGNKFNADQWTVAKALQTGGYHTAVIGKWHLNTTPQGFDHWEVFPGQGSYYNPVFIQQDNSRQRFEGYATDLTTDKAIAWLESRKVAGRQKPFFLMCQHKAPHRTFAPALRHLGAFDDVVIPEPETLFDSYKNRSATLAGNEMEIDRHFDWAYDAKVRKDERGEVKLPKPDRYGTPEYNRMTLAQKAKWDAHFGPRNQAFLKEFAGGKMSHKDLVRWKYRRYMRNYLGTVKAVDESVGRMLKYLDDNDLAKNTIVIYSSDQGFFLGEHGWYDKRWMFEESFRMPFLARWPGVIAPGAKPEQLIQNIDYAPTFLEIAGLKIPAEVQGRSLVPLFKGKAESWRDSLYYSYYEFGEHRVPQHFGVRTARHKLMYFPRSDEWNLFDLKTDPNEMRSVYTDPAYAKTRAALTKEFNRLRQQFEAPGFAK from the coding sequence ATGAAGCGCGTACTCCTTTTATTACTGCTAACCATTGGCGTGTCGGCTGCTGAACGGCCGAACATTCTGTTTTTGTTTTCGGATGATCACGCGGTGAAGGCGATCTCGGCTTATGGTGGGCCGTTGGCGAAGGTGGCGCCGACGCCGCATATTGACCGGTTGGCGAAGGAGGGGGCGGTGTTCCTGAATTCGTTCTGTGCCAACTCGATCTGTGGGCCGTCACGGGCGACAATTTTGACGGGCAAACACAGTCATAAGAATGGGTTCATGCGGAATGGAAATAAGTTTAACGCAGATCAGTGGACAGTGGCGAAGGCGCTGCAGACGGGCGGCTATCACACGGCGGTGATCGGTAAGTGGCACCTGAACACCACGCCGCAGGGGTTTGATCACTGGGAGGTATTTCCGGGACAGGGGAGTTACTACAATCCGGTGTTCATCCAGCAGGATAATTCGCGCCAACGCTTCGAGGGTTACGCGACGGATCTGACGACGGACAAGGCGATCGCGTGGCTGGAGAGCCGCAAGGTGGCCGGTCGGCAGAAACCGTTTTTCCTGATGTGCCAGCACAAGGCACCGCACCGTACCTTTGCGCCGGCGCTGCGTCACTTGGGGGCGTTTGATGACGTGGTGATCCCGGAGCCGGAGACGTTGTTTGATTCATACAAGAATCGTAGCGCCACGCTGGCCGGAAACGAGATGGAGATCGATCGGCACTTCGACTGGGCGTACGACGCCAAGGTGCGTAAGGATGAGCGCGGCGAGGTGAAGCTGCCCAAGCCTGACCGCTACGGCACGCCGGAGTATAACCGCATGACGCTCGCGCAAAAGGCCAAGTGGGATGCGCACTTCGGCCCGCGCAATCAGGCGTTCCTCAAAGAATTTGCCGGCGGCAAAATGAGCCACAAAGATTTGGTGCGCTGGAAATATCGCCGTTACATGCGCAACTACCTCGGTACGGTGAAGGCCGTGGACGAGAGCGTGGGGCGCATGCTCAAGTATCTGGACGACAATGATTTGGCGAAAAACACGATCGTCATTTACTCGTCCGATCAGGGCTTCTTTCTGGGCGAGCACGGTTGGTACGACAAGCGTTGGATGTTTGAGGAATCCTTTCGCATGCCTTTCCTCGCGCGTTGGCCCGGCGTGATTGCGCCCGGTGCCAAGCCGGAGCAGTTGATTCAAAATATCGATTACGCGCCGACCTTTCTGGAGATCGCCGGTCTCAAGATTCCCGCCGAAGTTCAGGGCCGTTCGCTGGTGCCGCTCTTCAAAGGCAAGGCCGAGAGCTGGCGCGACTCGCTCTATTATTCCTACTATGAATTCGGCGAGCACCGCGTGCCGCAACACTTCGGCGTGCGCACGGCGCGGCACAAGCTGATGTATTTTCCGCGCAGCGATGAGTGGAATCTGTTTGATTTAAAAACGGATCCGAACGAAATGCGCAGTGTCTATACCGATCCGGCCTACGCCAAAACCCGCGCGGCGTTGACGAAGGAATTTAATCGCCTGCGCCAGCAATTCGAGGCGCCGGGCTTTGCGAAGTAA